The following coding sequences are from one Lipingzhangella halophila window:
- a CDS encoding YceI family protein → MTDQELIPGTWEIDPTHSMLSFSVRHMMVSRVRGRFEKFDATLTVPEDPTKAAVRATIDADSINTDSQQRDDHLRSADFFEAATHPQWTFESTGIRQSGEDFVLTGDLTIKGNTQPVELTLEFNGVTKDPWGMTRCGFHAETEISRSAFGVDIEMPMETGGVVVGDRIKIDIDAEFTHQSA, encoded by the coding sequence ATGACCGATCAGGAGCTCATCCCCGGTACCTGGGAGATCGACCCGACTCACTCCATGCTCAGCTTCTCGGTCCGCCACATGATGGTGAGCCGGGTGCGCGGCCGGTTCGAGAAGTTCGACGCCACTCTGACGGTCCCCGAGGACCCGACCAAGGCCGCGGTGCGCGCCACGATCGACGCGGACTCGATCAACACGGACAGCCAGCAGCGCGACGACCACCTCCGCTCGGCCGATTTCTTCGAGGCGGCGACGCACCCACAGTGGACGTTCGAGTCCACCGGTATCCGCCAGTCCGGTGAGGACTTCGTCCTCACCGGTGACCTGACCATCAAGGGCAACACCCAGCCCGTGGAGCTCACTCTGGAGTTCAACGGTGTGACCAAGGACCCGTGGGGGATGACCCGTTGCGGGTTCCACGCCGAGACCGAGATCAGCCGCTCCGCGTTCGGCGTCGACATCGAGATGCCCATGGAGACCGGAGGCGTCGTGGTCGGCGACCGGATCAAGATCGATATCGACGCGGAGTTCACCCACCAGAGCGCCTGA
- a CDS encoding MarR family winged helix-turn-helix transcriptional regulator, which yields MSAVSWLDAGEQQVWRTFLRVNSVMHDVLDRDLQRRHGLTLVEYGILVHLSESEGQRERMRGLADTVIVSKSRLSHQVARLERDGLVRRETCEEDRRGSWAVLTEAGEKALRAAAPDHVTRVRECLFDRLSAEQAAQFGEILGILEEGLSERAQ from the coding sequence ATGAGCGCGGTCAGTTGGCTCGATGCCGGTGAACAGCAGGTCTGGCGAACCTTTCTCCGGGTGAATTCGGTCATGCACGACGTGCTCGACCGCGACCTGCAACGGAGGCACGGGCTCACATTGGTGGAGTACGGCATCCTGGTGCACCTCTCGGAATCCGAAGGCCAGCGCGAACGCATGCGCGGGCTCGCCGACACCGTCATCGTCTCCAAGAGCCGGCTGTCCCATCAGGTGGCGCGCCTCGAACGCGACGGGCTGGTGCGCCGGGAGACCTGCGAGGAGGACCGACGGGGCTCGTGGGCCGTGCTCACCGAAGCCGGGGAGAAGGCACTGCGCGCGGCGGCGCCCGACCACGTCACACGGGTGCGGGAGTGCCTGTTCGACCGGCTCTCGGCCGAGCAGGCAGCCCAGTTCGGCGAGATCCTGGGCATCCTCGAAGAAGGGCTGAGCGAGCGGGCGCAGTGA
- a CDS encoding SseB family protein gives MTGQTISGAQRFRDDDGSADPRVREKLDAYSRGNAGDRQVLAALGLSRLLVPVVAVPAEDGAESADGAGGTDGADGTDDGSGGSDHPDHDDGSGVSLPLMLGADGRRGVLAFTCVDAMQSWRADARPVPVSTVDACRAAIDEGADALVVDVSGPVSYAIEGHFLATLAEHGAIPEPEDDPQVLAMIYRITHTEFGIERVRIHESARADLGVRLELDRRDDESMRRVAERLATELKDLLPGGVELSAVVRAKRRE, from the coding sequence GTGACCGGACAAACTATCAGCGGTGCTCAGCGGTTCCGCGACGACGACGGCTCGGCCGATCCGCGGGTGCGCGAAAAGCTTGACGCCTACTCTCGGGGCAACGCGGGTGACCGCCAGGTGCTCGCCGCCCTCGGACTGTCCCGGCTGCTGGTCCCGGTGGTCGCCGTGCCCGCTGAGGACGGCGCGGAGAGCGCGGACGGCGCCGGCGGTACGGACGGCGCGGACGGCACGGACGACGGGAGCGGCGGTTCCGACCACCCTGACCACGACGACGGCAGCGGGGTCTCCCTGCCGTTGATGCTCGGTGCGGACGGGCGGCGCGGCGTGCTCGCGTTTACCTGTGTCGACGCTATGCAGTCGTGGCGGGCCGATGCCCGGCCCGTTCCGGTCAGCACCGTCGACGCCTGCCGGGCGGCCATCGACGAAGGTGCCGACGCCCTGGTCGTCGATGTCTCCGGGCCGGTCAGCTACGCCATCGAGGGCCACTTCCTGGCCACCCTCGCCGAGCACGGCGCGATCCCGGAGCCCGAGGACGACCCCCAGGTCCTCGCGATGATCTACCGGATCACGCACACCGAGTTCGGTATCGAGCGCGTCCGGATCCACGAGTCCGCCCGCGCCGACCTTGGAGTCCGCTTGGAGCTGGACCGGCGCGACGACGAGTCGATGCGCCGGGTCGCCGAGCGGCTGGCCACCGAACTCAAGGACCTGTTGCCCGGCGGCGTGGAGCTGAGCGCCGTGGTGCGCGCCAAGCGCCGCGAGTAG
- a CDS encoding prepilin peptidase, with translation MPSATVLALTICLALLGAVAGMTAGRVIPLFPRHDPEPDDESGPPPPTCPHCGAEVPWPRWAPLPLRFLVKTGCQDCGRRVHAPAVTIWVAALLLGTLAFTGADRFPVEIAAFAFFAIWGALLTVIDARVHRLPNRLVLTSYPVALVLLAAAALTMPDGTTRFTMALIGMAGLAVFYWVLWVIYPAGMGWGDVKMAGLLGLFLGWGSLGSVVSGTFLAFLFSATFGITLIVLRRATRKTAIPFGPFMIIGAFAVITVGDPLPLLLG, from the coding sequence ATGCCGTCCGCCACCGTGCTCGCGCTCACAATCTGCCTCGCCCTGCTCGGCGCGGTGGCCGGAATGACGGCCGGACGTGTCATCCCGCTGTTCCCCCGGCACGACCCCGAACCCGACGACGAGTCCGGCCCGCCGCCGCCCACCTGCCCCCACTGCGGCGCCGAGGTGCCCTGGCCGCGCTGGGCGCCCCTGCCATTGCGGTTCCTCGTCAAGACGGGGTGCCAGGACTGCGGACGGCGGGTGCACGCACCCGCCGTCACCATATGGGTGGCCGCGCTGCTCCTGGGGACCCTCGCGTTCACCGGGGCCGACCGGTTCCCCGTGGAGATCGCCGCGTTCGCGTTCTTCGCGATCTGGGGTGCGCTGCTCACGGTGATCGACGCCCGAGTGCACCGGCTGCCCAACCGGCTGGTGCTGACCTCCTATCCGGTGGCGCTTGTGCTGCTGGCCGCGGCCGCGCTGACCATGCCGGACGGAACGACCCGGTTCACCATGGCCCTCATCGGCATGGCGGGCCTAGCGGTGTTCTACTGGGTGCTGTGGGTCATCTACCCCGCGGGTATGGGGTGGGGCGACGTCAAGATGGCGGGGCTGCTGGGCCTCTTCCTCGGCTGGGGCAGTCTGGGCAGCGTCGTCTCGGGGACGTTCCTGGCGTTCCTGTTCTCCGCCACGTTCGGGATCACCCTGATCGTGCTGCGTAGGGCGACCCGCAAGACCGCGATCCCGTTCGGCCCGTTCATGATCATCGGGGCGTTCGCCGTGATCACCGTGGGCGACCCGCTCCCGCTGCTGCTGGGCTGA
- the aroC gene encoding chorismate synthase produces MMRWLTAGESHGPSLVAILEGVPAGVGVTTDDVAAALRRRRAGYGRGARMKFEQDEATLIGGIRHGLTQGGPVAIQVANSEWPKWEQVMSPDPVPAGELDGVARNAPLTRPRPGHADLVGMQKFGHDEARPVLERASARETAARVAIGEVARRFCRQALGVEILSHVVSLGGIGVPADTLPGPDDLDSVDADPVRCFDSETSARMVAEIDDTKKAGDTLGGVVEVLAYGLPPGLGSHVHWDRRLDSRLAGALMGIQAIKGVELGDGFRTAARRGSAAHDEIEPGDDGGVNRRTNRAGGVEGGMTTGEPLRVSAAMKPIATVPRALDTVDVSSGESAQAHHQRSDVTAVPAAGVVAEAMVALVLAEAALEKFGGDSVTETSRNLHSYLDGLAIG; encoded by the coding sequence ATGATGCGCTGGCTGACCGCGGGGGAATCACACGGTCCGTCACTCGTCGCGATCCTCGAAGGCGTACCGGCCGGCGTCGGTGTCACCACCGATGACGTCGCCGCGGCGCTGCGTCGGCGACGCGCCGGGTACGGCCGGGGCGCCCGGATGAAGTTCGAGCAGGACGAGGCCACCCTCATCGGGGGGATCCGGCACGGGCTGACCCAGGGAGGCCCGGTCGCCATCCAGGTGGCGAACTCCGAGTGGCCCAAGTGGGAGCAGGTCATGTCGCCCGACCCGGTCCCCGCCGGGGAGCTCGACGGTGTCGCCCGCAACGCACCCCTCACACGCCCCCGCCCCGGCCACGCCGACCTGGTGGGCATGCAGAAATTCGGGCACGACGAGGCCCGGCCCGTCCTGGAGCGCGCCAGCGCCCGGGAGACCGCCGCCCGCGTCGCCATCGGCGAGGTCGCCCGCCGGTTCTGCCGCCAGGCACTGGGCGTGGAGATCCTCAGCCACGTCGTCTCCCTGGGCGGGATCGGCGTCCCCGCTGACACACTGCCCGGGCCCGACGACCTCGACAGCGTCGACGCCGACCCGGTGCGCTGCTTCGACTCCGAAACCAGCGCCCGCATGGTGGCCGAGATCGACGACACCAAGAAGGCGGGCGACACGCTCGGCGGTGTCGTCGAGGTGCTCGCTTACGGGCTTCCCCCCGGTCTGGGGAGCCACGTCCACTGGGACCGCCGCCTTGACTCCAGACTGGCCGGGGCGCTCATGGGGATCCAGGCGATCAAGGGCGTGGAGCTGGGGGACGGCTTCCGCACCGCCGCGCGCCGCGGTTCGGCCGCGCACGACGAGATCGAGCCCGGCGACGACGGCGGAGTCAACCGCCGCACCAACCGCGCGGGCGGTGTCGAGGGCGGCATGACCACCGGCGAGCCGCTGCGGGTAAGCGCCGCGATGAAGCCGATCGCCACGGTGCCGCGCGCCCTCGATACGGTCGACGTGTCCAGTGGCGAGTCGGCGCAGGCCCACCACCAGCGCAGCGACGTCACGGCCGTGCCCGCCGCGGGCGTGGTCGCCGAGGCCATGGTCGCGCTGGTGCTCGCCGAGGCGGCACTGGAGAAGTTCGGCGGCGACTCCGTCACCGAGACAAGCCGCAACCTGCACAGTTACCTGGACGGTCTGGCCATCGGGTAG
- a CDS encoding shikimate kinase, with the protein MSTPIAVLVGAPGSGKSTVGLTLAQRLGVELMDTDTEIETRAGKPIGDIFLEDGEEAFRALERKVVEWALASHAGVLALGGGAVLDPGTRDDIAKHHVVYLQVEFADAAKRVGIDKARPLLAGNPRAKLRKLLEERLPIYEGVASHTVTTSGYHPEEVVDAIVGTLPRDRQR; encoded by the coding sequence ATGAGCACACCGATTGCCGTCCTCGTGGGCGCGCCCGGATCCGGGAAGTCCACGGTCGGCCTGACCCTGGCCCAGCGGCTGGGCGTTGAGCTGATGGATACCGACACCGAGATCGAGACGCGGGCGGGCAAACCGATCGGCGACATCTTCCTGGAGGATGGCGAGGAGGCGTTCCGCGCCCTGGAGCGCAAGGTCGTCGAATGGGCGCTCGCCAGTCACGCCGGTGTGCTCGCGCTGGGCGGCGGGGCCGTACTGGACCCCGGGACCCGCGACGACATCGCGAAGCACCACGTGGTGTACCTGCAGGTGGAGTTCGCCGACGCCGCCAAGCGAGTCGGCATTGACAAGGCGCGGCCGTTGCTGGCGGGTAATCCCCGGGCCAAGCTGCGCAAGCTGCTGGAGGAGCGGCTGCCCATCTACGAGGGGGTCGCCAGCCACACCGTGACGACCAGCGGGTACCACCCCGAGGAAGTCGTCGACGCCATCGTCGGGACCCTGCCCCGGGACCGCCAGCGATGA
- the aroB gene encoding 3-dehydroquinate synthase, which translates to MTVRRIGVGGAQPYDVVVGGGVFGELPGQVGPDAAQVAVIRPDSLGEVARPALRVLEAAGYTVHDMGVPDGEAAKNVTVAADLWGRLGRAGFTRTDAVVGIGGGATTDLAGFAAATWLRGVRVVLVPTTLLGMVDAAVGGKTGINTTEGKNLVGAFHPPAGVLCDVATLPSLPAADYAGGLAEIVKAGFIADPVILDRIEDDPDGATRPEGRHTRELIERAIAVKAEVVSGDLRESGQREMLNYGHTLGHAIERVENYTFRHGYAVAIGMVFAAELARIDGRIDAGTVRRHRAILTSVGLPTAYSGEAWRGLRESMRVDKKARGAALRFVVLDNVGEPSILADPSEEMLDAAYGAVSA; encoded by the coding sequence ATGACCGTGCGGCGGATCGGTGTCGGTGGCGCCCAGCCCTACGACGTCGTGGTGGGCGGCGGCGTCTTCGGCGAGCTGCCCGGACAGGTGGGCCCGGATGCCGCCCAGGTTGCTGTCATCCGGCCGGACAGCCTGGGCGAGGTGGCGCGCCCGGCGCTGCGGGTGCTGGAGGCGGCCGGCTACACCGTGCACGACATGGGCGTTCCCGACGGCGAGGCCGCGAAGAACGTCACCGTGGCGGCCGACCTGTGGGGCCGCCTCGGGCGGGCCGGCTTCACCCGGACCGACGCCGTCGTCGGCATCGGGGGCGGCGCGACCACCGACCTCGCCGGGTTCGCCGCGGCCACCTGGCTGCGTGGCGTGCGCGTCGTTCTTGTCCCCACCACGCTCCTGGGCATGGTCGACGCCGCTGTGGGCGGCAAGACCGGCATCAACACCACCGAGGGAAAGAACCTGGTCGGGGCGTTCCACCCGCCCGCCGGGGTGCTGTGCGACGTCGCGACGCTGCCGAGCCTGCCCGCGGCGGACTACGCCGGTGGCCTGGCCGAGATCGTCAAGGCCGGGTTCATCGCCGATCCGGTGATCCTCGACCGGATCGAGGACGACCCCGATGGTGCCACCCGGCCCGAGGGACGCCACACGCGCGAGCTGATCGAACGCGCCATCGCGGTCAAGGCCGAGGTGGTCTCGGGAGACCTCCGCGAGAGCGGCCAGCGGGAGATGCTGAACTACGGTCATACGCTGGGTCACGCCATCGAGCGCGTGGAGAACTACACGTTCCGGCACGGCTACGCGGTCGCGATCGGCATGGTCTTCGCCGCCGAGCTGGCCCGGATCGACGGCCGGATCGACGCTGGGACCGTGCGGCGGCACCGGGCGATCCTCACCTCGGTGGGCCTGCCCACCGCCTACTCCGGCGAAGCGTGGCGCGGGCTCCGCGAGAGCATGCGGGTGGACAAGAAGGCACGCGGCGCCGCCCTGCGATTCGTCGTCCTCGACAACGTCGGCGAACCCTCGATCCTGGCCGACCCGTCGGAGGAAATGCTCGACGCCGCTTACGGCGCGGTGAGTGCGTGA
- the efp gene encoding elongation factor P, translated as MATTNDLKNGTTLKLDGGELWNVVEFQHVKPGKGGAFVRTKLKNVTSGKVVDKTFNAGAKVEVANVDRREMQYLYTDGESYIFMDTDTYDQVEVPAKVLGNNADYLLESAVVTVAINEGSPLYVELPAAVELEISQTDPGVQGDRSTGGTKSATVETGAVIQVPLFITTGERVKVDTRTGDYLGRVN; from the coding sequence GTGGCCACGACGAACGACCTCAAGAACGGCACGACCCTGAAGCTCGACGGCGGTGAACTCTGGAACGTCGTAGAGTTCCAGCACGTCAAGCCCGGCAAGGGCGGTGCGTTCGTCCGCACCAAGCTGAAGAACGTCACCTCCGGCAAGGTGGTCGACAAGACCTTCAACGCCGGCGCCAAGGTCGAGGTCGCCAACGTCGACCGGCGCGAGATGCAGTACCTCTACACCGACGGCGAGTCCTACATCTTCATGGACACCGACACCTACGACCAGGTCGAGGTTCCCGCGAAGGTGCTCGGCAACAACGCCGACTACCTGCTGGAGAGCGCGGTGGTGACGGTGGCCATAAACGAGGGGAGCCCGCTGTACGTGGAGCTTCCGGCCGCCGTGGAGCTGGAGATCAGCCAGACCGACCCCGGTGTGCAGGGCGACCGCTCCACCGGTGGCACGAAGTCGGCCACGGTCGAGACTGGCGCGGTCATCCAGGTTCCGCTGTTCATCACCACGGGCGAGCGCGTCAAGGTCGACACCCGCACGGGCGACTATCTGGGCCGCGTCAACTGA
- the nusB gene encoding transcription antitermination factor NusB: MSGARRKARKRAVEVLYEAELRDISVPEVIERRRAQPQPPINEFTEQLAAAVDERRDRIDALLGQYAIGWTLERMPVVDRNILRMGAYELLWAESIPDGVAVSEAVAVAKELSTEDSPTFINGLLSRLMENKATLAL, encoded by the coding sequence ATGAGCGGCGCCAGACGCAAGGCGCGCAAGCGCGCTGTCGAAGTGCTCTACGAGGCCGAGCTGCGCGACATCTCGGTGCCCGAGGTGATCGAGCGCCGGCGTGCCCAACCCCAGCCGCCCATCAACGAGTTCACCGAGCAGCTCGCCGCGGCGGTCGACGAACGGCGCGACCGGATCGACGCGTTGCTCGGCCAGTACGCCATTGGCTGGACGCTGGAGCGGATGCCGGTGGTTGACCGCAACATCCTGCGCATGGGGGCCTACGAGCTGTTGTGGGCCGAGAGCATCCCTGACGGGGTGGCGGTCTCCGAGGCGGTCGCCGTGGCCAAGGAGCTGTCCACAGAGGACTCGCCGACCTTCATCAACGGCCTGCTCTCGCGACTGATGGAGAACAAGGCCACGCTGGCCCTGTAG
- a CDS encoding methyltransferase domain-containing protein, whose translation MTDNASDVGVAVDGTHSSGPHRAATVARTAVVWDTLRTTLAGLEAGSSAGSAEPLSIVDAGGGTGGAAVPLAELGYDVTVVDPNPDSLAALERRAAESGVRVRALQGDTRDLADLLPAGQAHLVLVHSVLEYVDAPAASLADVVGITRPGGAVSLLAANSVAGVLHRALAGHLEEARRLLGDPEGRWGESDPMPRRFTAEQLVALTEQVGLAAPTVQGVRVFADLLPGRVFETDQQVGEQLVELEKVAAEHPALSGIATQLHVVAHRPG comes from the coding sequence GTGACAGACAACGCCAGTGACGTGGGCGTGGCCGTGGACGGCACGCACTCCTCGGGACCGCACCGGGCCGCCACCGTGGCGCGCACCGCTGTGGTCTGGGACACGCTGCGCACGACCCTGGCCGGGCTCGAAGCCGGCTCCAGCGCAGGCTCTGCCGAACCGCTGTCGATCGTCGACGCGGGCGGCGGCACCGGAGGCGCCGCCGTCCCGCTCGCCGAGCTGGGGTACGACGTCACGGTCGTGGATCCCAACCCCGACTCGCTGGCGGCACTGGAGCGGCGCGCCGCCGAGTCCGGGGTGCGCGTGCGGGCTCTCCAGGGGGACACCCGCGACCTTGCCGACCTGCTCCCCGCCGGGCAGGCGCACCTGGTGCTGGTGCACAGCGTGCTGGAGTACGTCGACGCGCCGGCGGCATCACTGGCCGATGTGGTCGGTATCACCCGCCCCGGCGGGGCCGTCAGCCTGCTGGCCGCGAACTCGGTCGCCGGCGTGCTGCACAGGGCACTGGCCGGGCATCTGGAGGAGGCGCGGCGGTTGCTGGGCGACCCCGAAGGGCGCTGGGGCGAGAGCGACCCCATGCCGCGCCGGTTCACCGCCGAGCAGCTCGTCGCGCTGACCGAACAGGTAGGGCTGGCCGCTCCCACGGTCCAGGGCGTTCGGGTCTTCGCCGACCTGCTGCCCGGCCGGGTCTTCGAGACCGACCAGCAGGTGGGGGAGCAGCTCGTCGAGCTGGAGAAGGTGGCCGCCGAGCACCCGGCACTGTCGGGCATCGCCACCCAACTGCACGTCGTCGCCCACCGTCCTGGCTAG
- the dinB gene encoding DNA polymerase IV: MSRRQLERGAALRGMVGAAGIEPLPAGDAGADDNCPILHIDMDAFFASVEQLRYPETRGQPVIVGGTGPRGVVSSADYVARTYGVHSAMPMSRAMRLCPDAVVLPPDGKRYRRASEAVMDIFRSVTPDVESLSLDEAFLDVSGARRRLGGPARIAGLVRERVSQEQQLTCSVGVAPSKFVAKLASTQCKPDGMLLVPEARVTDFLHPLPVGALWGVGPRTEEALRRRGLRTVGDVARVPVDTLRRELGDALGAHLGALARGYDDRGVESTSADRSIGSEETFDTDVANVEVIHRELLKLSEKVARRLRGSGQVGRTIVVKLRRADFSTITRSCTLAEHTDVARDINSAARGLYDAAGLQGERLRLVGVRVEGLADSAEVHHQLAIGEPEAGRREAEQAMDQATRRFGPGVVGPATLAKRDKNDG; this comes from the coding sequence ATGAGTCGACGCCAGCTCGAACGCGGGGCGGCGCTGCGCGGGATGGTGGGCGCGGCCGGTATCGAACCGCTGCCCGCAGGAGACGCCGGCGCCGATGACAACTGCCCCATCCTGCACATCGACATGGACGCGTTCTTCGCGAGCGTCGAGCAGCTCCGGTACCCCGAGACGCGCGGGCAGCCGGTGATCGTGGGCGGAACCGGCCCGAGGGGCGTGGTCTCCTCGGCCGACTACGTTGCCCGGACCTACGGCGTGCACTCCGCGATGCCGATGTCGCGCGCCATGCGCCTGTGCCCCGATGCCGTGGTCCTCCCGCCCGACGGCAAGCGCTACCGGCGCGCCTCGGAGGCGGTCATGGACATCTTCCGTTCCGTCACCCCCGATGTCGAGTCGCTCTCGCTGGACGAGGCGTTTCTCGATGTCTCCGGGGCACGCCGCCGGTTGGGTGGCCCGGCGCGCATCGCGGGGCTCGTCCGGGAGCGGGTCAGCCAGGAACAGCAGCTCACCTGCTCGGTTGGGGTCGCTCCCAGCAAGTTCGTCGCCAAGCTCGCCTCCACTCAGTGCAAGCCCGACGGCATGCTGCTCGTCCCCGAAGCGCGGGTGACGGACTTCCTGCATCCCCTGCCCGTCGGAGCGCTGTGGGGCGTGGGGCCCAGGACCGAGGAGGCGCTGCGGCGGCGCGGCCTGCGCACGGTGGGCGACGTCGCCCGTGTCCCGGTCGACACGCTGCGGCGCGAGCTCGGCGATGCGCTGGGCGCCCACCTCGGCGCGCTGGCCCGCGGGTACGACGACCGCGGTGTTGAGTCCACATCCGCCGACCGGAGTATCGGATCCGAGGAGACCTTCGACACCGATGTCGCCAATGTCGAGGTGATCCACCGTGAGCTGCTGAAGTTGTCGGAGAAGGTGGCCCGCCGGCTGCGCGGCAGCGGCCAGGTGGGCCGTACCATCGTGGTGAAGCTGCGCCGGGCCGACTTCAGCACGATCACCCGGTCGTGCACCCTCGCCGAGCACACCGACGTCGCTCGGGACATCAACAGTGCCGCCCGCGGGCTCTATGATGCGGCGGGGCTCCAGGGCGAGCGGTTGCGCCTGGTCGGGGTGCGGGTCGAGGGGTTGGCCGACTCCGCTGAGGTGCACCATCAGCTCGCCATCGGCGAGCCCGAGGCCGGACGGCGCGAGGCGGAGCAGGCGATGGACCAAGCTACCCGCAGGTTCGGGCCCGGAGTGGTGGGTCCGGCGACACTGGCCAAACGTGACAAGAATGACGGTTGA
- a CDS encoding DUF3040 domain-containing protein gives MPLSEHEQRMLDQIERALYAEDPKFANTVRETNPAVHYKRWILKASIGFFVGVALLMGGVIAQQVAVGVIGFIVMLACTLWGMSGYRRVANGGGAETKAAPERGQRRQRPGVMDRFEERWRRRQEGDH, from the coding sequence GTGCCGCTCTCTGAACACGAGCAGCGTATGCTCGACCAGATCGAGCGGGCGCTGTATGCCGAGGACCCCAAGTTCGCCAACACCGTTCGTGAGACGAACCCGGCGGTCCACTACAAGCGCTGGATCTTGAAGGCATCGATCGGTTTCTTCGTGGGTGTCGCCCTGCTCATGGGCGGCGTCATCGCGCAACAGGTCGCGGTCGGTGTCATAGGGTTCATCGTCATGCTGGCCTGCACGCTTTGGGGGATGTCGGGGTACCGCCGGGTTGCGAATGGCGGTGGCGCGGAAACCAAAGCCGCCCCCGAGCGCGGGCAGCGCCGGCAGCGTCCCGGTGTTATGGACCGCTTCGAGGAGCGCTGGCGTCGTCGCCAGGAGGGCGACCACTAG